A part of Scleropages formosus chromosome 3, fSclFor1.1, whole genome shotgun sequence genomic DNA contains:
- the arhgap19 gene encoding rho GTPase-activating protein 19, with protein MAAGKDTNVKKQNKRGTLCNAIISHETCAAVRQPVIFNPDFFVEKLRHERPEVFAEMVLSNITRLIDLPGTEFAQLQGEVDPKLPNSGGFFRSFNFLKRKEKGAVFGMPLTEEGIAQIYQLIEYLSKNLHVEGLFRVPGNSVRQQALREMLDSGEDIDLETGDYHPNDVATLLKVFLGELPEPLLTHRHYHAHLKVAELTLFDDKGNKTSVPDKERQIEALQLLLMLLPPANRSLLKLLLDLLYQTARQQDRNRMSAFNLALMFAPHVMWPRNMTASDLQENINKLNNGMAFLIKHSQKLFRAPPYIRELARMQFAGSKTLQSKDDLDLLPSHEAEDPAAPSKRTCPDVSAGPHTEEALKELFRHVTNMPDSARKKKLIRQFVKQSTPGTPGYDCQTPPCPGKKHPRSRSFGGIIKRKVLGNQAAAADRKGRAMPSAVNVPSMKQGKENSSLTPVRTPGFYRPATLNIE; from the exons ATGGCGGCAGGGAAGGATACTAATGTgaagaagcaaaataaaag GGGCACGCTGTGCAATGCGATCATCAGCCACGAGACCTGCGCAGCGGTCCGCCAGCCAGTCATCTTCAACCCGGACTTCTTCGTAGAGAAGCTTCGACACGAGCGCCCGGAGGTCTTCGCGGAGATGGTCCTCAGCAACATCACGCGCCTCATCGACCTGCCCGGTACGGAGTTCGCCCAGCTCCAGGGAGAAGTGGACCCCAAACTTCCCAACTCTGGCGGATTCTTCCGCTCTTTCAACTTCCTCAAGCGCAAAG aGAAGGGAGCTGTTTTTGGAATGCCGCTGACTGAAGAAGGAATTGCACAAATCTACCAGCTCATCGAGTACCTGAGCAAAA ACCTCCACGTGGAGGGCCTCTTCCGGGTCCCAGGGAACAGCGTCCGGCAGCAGGCCCTGAGGGAGATGCTGGACAGCGGGGAGGACATCGACCTGGAGACCGGAgactaccaccccaacgacgTGGCCACCCTGCTGAAGGTCTTCCTGGGGGAGCTTCCGGAACCGCTGTTGACTCATCGCCACTACCACGCTCATCTTAAAGTGGCAG AGCTCACCCTGTTCGACGACAAGGGCAACAAGACATCTGTGCCGGACAAGGAGCGACAGATCGAggccctgcagctgctgctcatgCTGCTGCCACCTGCCAACCGCAGTCTGCTGAAGCTCCTGCTGGACCTGCTCTACCAGACCGCGCGTCAGCAGGACAGGAACAGAATGTCGGCCTTCAACCTGGCGCTCATGTTCGCGCCGCATGTCATGTGGCCCAGGAAC ATGACTGCCAGTGACCTGCAGGAGAACATAAACAAACTCAATAACGGGATGGCTTTTCTCATCAAGCACTCGCAGAAGCTGTTCCGG GCGCCTCCGTACATCAGAGAACTTGCCAGGATGCAGTTTGCGGGATCGAAGACCCTCCAGTCTAAG GATGACCTGGACCTTCTGCCCTCCCATGAAGCCGAAGACCCAGCGGCCCCCTCCAAGCGCACTTGCCCGGACGTGAGCGCGGGACCCCACACCGAGGAGGCGCTCAAGGAGCTCTTCCGCCACGTCACCAACATGCCCGACTCCGCCAGGAAGAAGAAGCTCATCCGCCAG TTTGTGAAACAGTCCACGCCTGGGACACCAGGGTATGACTGCCAGACGCCCCCATGCCCAGGCAAGAAGCACCCCCGCTCACGGTCCTTCGGGGGAATCATCAAG AGGAAGGTTCTGGGGAACCAGGCGGCAGCAGCGGACAGGAAGGGCAGAGCGATGCCCTCTGCGGTCAATGTTCCCTCTATGAAACAGGGGAAGGAAAACTCGAGCCTGACACCCGTAAGGACACCTGGGTTCTACAGGCCTGCTACCCTCAACATTGAATAG